Genomic segment of Bacteroidota bacterium:
AGCCTCAGCTGTAAGTTTTATTGGAACACCATCAAAATAAATTCCTTCCCATGGGTATATGGTTGGTTGAATTGTATTTAATTTTATAGAGCCTGCGCTATCCGGGAAAATGGTTAATGTTACCTCTACTTCTTTTATAAGTTCAAATTCCTCTATCAGATCACCTCTCACTTTATTGCTTCTGCACCCTAATTGTTGTTGGAACGTGTTGTGATTTTGTTCAAAGGTTGCCATTTGTCCATCAATATCAAATGGGTCACCCCATCGCGCATATTCATTTGGCATTTCCGCTACCATTTTATCATAAAATGTTTGTTCCGCAGCATATAAGGTATCTTTTAAATAACTGGTGTTCATGAGGTCTGCAAAACGATTTATAAAAGAATTTTTGTATGCTGTATTTTGTACACTTTGCAACCAAATATTGATGTATGGATTATCTGTGCTTTGATCCAGCATATAGCGAATGTGATTGTAAGAGCAATTAGTCCAGCCATTTGGATTCATCGATAACTCCAGATCTATCAAAGCAAAACGCCAGCGATAATTTGTTTTATCGGAGCGATATATTTTAATATTATTTCCAGGCCAATCCGTATTTCCCATCCACGATTCTCCGATAATATAATCGGTGTAATGGGCAAGATCAAAATATTGATCGGCAAGTGTCATATAATCATGAAGGCCTGGATCAATTTCATTAAATGCATTATAGTCATTAAAGAAATTTTCCGAATTTCCCTCAAGTGCTCTAAGAATTAGATTATAAAAGTAACTCAACGATAAAATTTCAACAGAATCTTCATTGATATTTTCACGCTCATCAAAAAATTCAAAATTAAATTTTTCACGCAATTCATATAAACCAAAATATTCGCCATTGATATAAACGGTTACAGGCTCCATTGCAGAATAATAATTATTGGTACCCTTACTCATCATGCTTACCTGACAAGCATCTTTTTGAGGAAAGGTAAGCCACTGATTGCTCCCGTTTCTTAAATACACTTCGCTGTATTTATCGCGAAAGGGAATATTTGGTATTAAAGTCTCATGAATAGTTTCTTCTCCCAATGCCGAATGATCAAATGTAAGTCGAAACGAATGTTGTGGATTTGACCTGCTTCCTCCTGCACCTCCATCCATGCGCATTGCAGTTCTCGTTTGAAATAATATCGGGTGATCACTTTCTTTTGTTAACCAGGAAACGTGAGCTGCTTTTATCCAATCGGAATTGTAATTATCAAAAATTCCGTTTTCTCCATACAGATTTGAATTTTGTGTCGTGACAAATAATATTGGTGTACTGTGATCAATATCAAATAAGTAGGTGCCATATGCATCAACGCTTGCTAAATAATTACTTGCAACAAGAGGAAAAATTTTAGCCCTTATTACCCTGGCGCCTGATATTAGCAAAGAATCGTCAGGGAATTCCGGTGATGAAAATATTGGATCACTTCCATCTAAGCTATAAACTACCTTGGTTAAAATAGCTTCGGGATTCGGGTTATTTATTTTAAGATAGAAACTACTATTAAATATTCCAGAGGCAACAGATAAAATTGGAGATTGCAATGTATCCGTAAATAATGTTGCACTATTATTGGACATGCCGGGGCTTGGCGACATCCAGGAAACAATTTCTGATGCATCAGGAGTAAGTCCAACAGAAATATCTGCTTGTGGTGATGCTATATTTAATGCACTAATATTTGTACCTGTTGGGTCAAACAAATAAACAGTTTCTCCTTCAGAATCAATTTTGAAATTTGTATGATTTAAATATCCACCTAAAGGAAATAAATTACCTGTCAAATCATTTAAAGTTGTTGCATTAA
This window contains:
- a CDS encoding CotH kinase family protein, whose amino-acid sequence is MHFKSLCLSLGLLFGIFQQNYAQIVINEGCNKNYIGGIDEDGENEDWIEIYNAGGSTVDLTDYTLSDKLSEPEQWPLSGLVIAPDEYKQIFCSEKDRYQTAPFLNAVNDIDYSPVVGWNTHNFTSTFEWDGVSNLVLNICSYLNTGYTENAIFLQTATPYVSTAATFNDGSDASCSAPFGATYSQRPNLKINDIILDYGTIQNSNTDYPAPYGNWYWSARHQILIHASELIEAGIVAGPINSIGFQVVSTNTIFYTYIDISINATTLNDLTGNLFPLGGYLNHTNFKIDSEGETVYLFDPTGTNISALNIASPQADISVGLTPDASEIVSWMSPSPGMSNNSATLFTDTLQSPILSVASGIFNSSFYLKINNPNPEAILTKVVYSLDGSDPIFSSPEFPDDSLLISGARVIRAKIFPLVASNYLASVDAYGTYLFDIDHSTPILFVTTQNSNLYGENGIFDNYNSDWIKAAHVSWLTKESDHPILFQTRTAMRMDGGAGGSRSNPQHSFRLTFDHSALGEETIHETLIPNIPFRDKYSEVYLRNGSNQWLTFPQKDACQVSMMSKGTNNYYSAMEPVTVYINGEYFGLYELREKFNFEFFDERENINEDSVEILSLSYFYNLILRALEGNSENFFNDYNAFNEIDPGLHDYMTLADQYFDLAHYTDYIIGESWMGNTDWPGNNIKIYRSDKTNYRWRFALIDLELSMNPNGWTNCSYNHIRYMLDQSTDNPYINIWLQSVQNTAYKNSFINRFADLMNTSYLKDTLYAAEQTFYDKMVAEMPNEYARWGDPFDIDGQMATFEQNHNTFQQQLGCRSNKVRGDLIEEFELIKEVEVTLTIFPDSAGSIKLNTIQPTIYPWEGIYFDGVPIKLTAEADSGYTFEYWLPNQFITDTLNPTFETNVDVDETTFTAVFKLIPPPPDGETINFSLYPTPSSGAITIEHNNSTLAEGVTFEIYDLNGRNILKGKIDQSDKKTEINISTLNSALYFIKIYNDNNILDIIPFMKI